One Kineococcus radiotolerans SRS30216 = ATCC BAA-149 DNA window includes the following coding sequences:
- a CDS encoding extracellular solute-binding protein, with amino-acid sequence MNLTRRSLLASASGATLLGGLAACGGDSASGDSSAGGGGGGGGGSKDLTIWFMEDSVPQETQDRLKETFESENEGATLTIEVQQWDGIVSKLQTSLASEDESPDVVEFGNTQVALFSSVGALLDISDQEETLGGGDLIQSFIDAGSWEGKLYATPLYAGARVYYYRKDLFAAAGIAEPTSLDELVAAAKALDAANPEGNPDFSGIYMPGADPHTNEGWLFTHGGQYAEQDGDTWKGTLSSPESQAALTQVQDLMLHATKYALDSNENVQAAHQLFNDGKLGIYSALNVAAAKIDQAMWDAGKVAVMALPGLTPGSIGKTFSGGSSIGISANNHNLELSKALLKLIYADDFMTDMAKIGGWIPGRTSFTSALEGPTGSIAQEIIENSVLTPNSPQWGVLDGNNVPRDFWVRIAKGEDVKTVAADLDKTIADALNQS; translated from the coding sequence ATGAACCTCACCCGGCGATCCCTGCTCGCCAGCGCCTCCGGCGCCACCCTCCTCGGTGGCCTCGCCGCCTGCGGCGGCGACTCCGCCTCCGGCGACAGCAGCGCAGGGGGCGGTGGGGGCGGCGGAGGCGGCAGCAAGGACCTCACGATCTGGTTCATGGAGGACTCCGTCCCCCAGGAGACCCAGGACCGGCTGAAGGAGACCTTCGAGAGCGAGAACGAGGGCGCGACCCTCACCATCGAGGTCCAGCAGTGGGACGGCATCGTCTCCAAGCTGCAGACCAGCCTGGCCAGCGAGGACGAGAGCCCCGACGTCGTCGAGTTCGGCAACACCCAGGTCGCGCTGTTCTCCTCCGTCGGCGCCCTGCTGGACATCTCCGACCAGGAGGAGACCCTCGGCGGCGGCGACCTCATCCAGAGCTTCATCGACGCGGGCTCCTGGGAGGGCAAGCTCTACGCCACCCCGCTCTACGCCGGCGCCCGCGTGTACTACTACCGCAAGGACCTGTTCGCCGCGGCCGGCATCGCCGAACCCACCAGCCTCGACGAGCTCGTCGCCGCCGCGAAGGCGCTGGACGCGGCCAACCCCGAGGGCAACCCCGACTTCTCCGGCATCTACATGCCCGGCGCGGACCCGCACACCAACGAGGGCTGGCTGTTCACCCACGGCGGGCAGTACGCCGAGCAGGACGGGGACACCTGGAAGGGCACGCTGTCCAGCCCCGAGTCGCAGGCCGCCCTCACCCAGGTGCAGGACCTCATGCTCCACGCGACCAAGTACGCACTGGACTCCAACGAGAACGTCCAGGCCGCGCACCAGCTGTTCAACGACGGCAAGCTCGGCATCTACAGCGCGCTGAACGTCGCCGCCGCGAAGATCGACCAGGCGATGTGGGACGCCGGCAAGGTCGCCGTCATGGCCCTGCCGGGCCTGACCCCGGGCAGCATCGGCAAGACGTTCTCCGGGGGCTCCAGCATCGGCATCTCGGCCAACAACCACAACCTCGAGCTGTCGAAGGCGCTGCTGAAGCTCATCTACGCCGACGACTTCATGACCGACATGGCCAAGATCGGCGGCTGGATCCCCGGGCGCACCTCCTTCACCTCCGCCCTGGAGGGACCGACGGGCTCCATCGCGCAGGAGATCATCGAGAACTCCGTCCTCACGCCGAACTCCCCGCAGTGGGGCGTGCTCGACGGCAACAACGTCCCCCGCGACTTCTGGGTCCGCATCGCCAAGGGCGAGGACGTCAAGACCGTCGCCGCCGACCTCGACAAGACCATCGCCGACGCCCTGAACCAGAGCTGA
- a CDS encoding carbohydrate ABC transporter permease → MSDQLSAGVRNAPTTARTGSPDPVRRRAGPRRRGSLAVPYLLLVLPVVLVSLALGYPMVRQFVMSFQEFGLAQQFGRPPTWIGLENYRQVLTDPYFWIVTARSIAFCLVSAGVTMVIGVAFALLLQKLSTFARIALQIALVLAWAMPPLAALTVYTWLVEPRYGLVNWVLTSLGLVGFENFSWLAGSPWTFFAIASVTVIWTSVPLVTLTTYAALTQVDEEVLEAGQLDGAGGFARLRHIVLPIIRPVILLIAMLEIIWDLKVFTQIKVLQASAGNNRSTNLLGTYVYETGIGGGNYGIASALATVMLLLVLALTWRYMRTLMKQGDI, encoded by the coding sequence GTGTCCGACCAGCTCAGCGCCGGCGTCCGCAACGCCCCCACCACCGCGCGCACCGGGTCACCGGACCCGGTGCGCCGCCGGGCGGGACCACGCCGCCGCGGGTCGCTCGCCGTGCCCTACCTCCTCCTGGTCCTGCCCGTGGTCCTGGTCAGCCTGGCGCTGGGCTACCCCATGGTGCGGCAGTTCGTCATGTCGTTCCAGGAGTTCGGCCTGGCCCAGCAGTTCGGCCGCCCACCCACTTGGATCGGCCTGGAGAACTACCGGCAGGTCCTCACCGACCCGTACTTCTGGATCGTCACCGCCCGCTCGATCGCCTTCTGCCTCGTCAGCGCCGGGGTGACGATGGTGATCGGCGTCGCCTTCGCCCTGCTGCTCCAGAAGCTCTCGACCTTCGCCCGGATCGCCCTGCAGATCGCCCTCGTCCTGGCCTGGGCCATGCCCCCGCTGGCGGCCCTCACCGTCTACACCTGGCTGGTCGAACCCCGCTACGGCCTGGTGAACTGGGTCCTCACCTCCCTCGGCCTGGTCGGCTTCGAGAACTTCTCCTGGCTGGCCGGGAGCCCCTGGACGTTCTTCGCCATCGCCTCGGTCACGGTGATCTGGACGTCGGTGCCCCTGGTCACCCTCACGACCTACGCCGCCCTGACCCAGGTCGACGAGGAGGTCCTGGAGGCCGGCCAGCTCGACGGCGCCGGCGGGTTCGCCCGGCTGCGGCACATCGTCCTGCCGATCATCCGCCCGGTGATCCTGCTGATCGCCATGCTCGAGATCATCTGGGACCTCAAGGTCTTCACCCAGATCAAGGTCCTGCAGGCCAGCGCCGGCAACAACCGGTCCACCAACCTCCTGGGGACCTACGTGTACGAGACGGGGATCGGCGGCGGGAACTACGGCATCGCCTCGGCGCTGGCCACGGTCATGCTGCTGCTCGTCCTGGCCCTGACCTGGCGGTACATGCGGACGCTGATGAAGCAGGGAGACATCTGA
- a CDS encoding ROK family transcriptional regulator, which produces MTVPTAPGPRPHPTPWRTSTRALRPRAKVLPSQARAHNRSVVLGLLFHEGPVSRADLARATGLTRVTVSEIVGDLLTDGLVAELGLRPEGRVGKPAMMVGLRAAEHHVVAVDLQRLPAARVAVLDLSGTVVSETTADVTGLRGEDATAALEDLCRAGIAGAPQRVVGVGIGTPGIVDATGRVVESARLGWRSVPLAERLSHALGVGVHVANDADTAALAEFTYGEASPSGFMVVAVGQGVGAGLVLDGHLVRGHRLAAGEIGHLTVDPRGEPCECGRRGCLETIVAPAYLDRTLAGRTPARRRSALRDAGHRLGAVLAPVVAALDLEEVILTGPAELLDGPLLEAARETVQTTCLPTEGTAPQVRMAQLGANGVLQGAAALVLSGEFGFS; this is translated from the coding sequence GTGACCGTCCCCACCGCCCCCGGTCCGCGGCCACACCCGACGCCGTGGCGCACCTCGACCCGGGCCCTGCGCCCGCGCGCGAAGGTGCTGCCCTCCCAGGCCCGCGCCCACAACCGCTCCGTCGTGCTGGGGCTCCTCTTCCACGAGGGGCCCGTCTCGCGCGCCGACCTCGCCCGCGCCACCGGCCTGACCCGGGTCACCGTCTCGGAGATCGTCGGCGACCTCCTCACCGACGGGCTGGTCGCCGAGCTGGGCCTGCGCCCGGAGGGGAGGGTCGGCAAGCCGGCCATGATGGTCGGGCTGCGCGCGGCCGAGCACCACGTCGTCGCCGTCGACCTGCAGCGGCTGCCCGCGGCCCGCGTCGCGGTGCTCGACCTCTCCGGCACCGTCGTCAGCGAGACCACCGCCGACGTCACCGGCCTGCGCGGGGAGGACGCGACGGCCGCCCTGGAGGACCTCTGCCGCGCCGGCATCGCCGGTGCGCCGCAACGGGTGGTGGGCGTCGGCATCGGGACCCCCGGCATCGTCGACGCCACCGGGCGCGTGGTGGAGTCCGCCCGGCTGGGCTGGCGCTCGGTGCCGCTGGCCGAGCGGCTCTCCCACGCGCTGGGGGTCGGGGTCCACGTCGCCAACGACGCCGACACCGCCGCGCTGGCCGAGTTCACCTACGGCGAGGCGTCCCCCTCGGGCTTCATGGTCGTCGCCGTCGGCCAGGGGGTGGGCGCCGGGCTCGTGCTGGACGGGCACCTGGTGCGCGGGCACCGGCTCGCGGCCGGGGAGATCGGCCACCTCACCGTCGACCCCCGCGGGGAACCCTGCGAGTGCGGGCGCCGCGGGTGCCTGGAGACCATCGTCGCCCCCGCCTACCTGGACCGGACGCTCGCCGGGCGGACCCCGGCCCGCCGGCGCAGCGCCCTGCGCGACGCCGGCCACCGGCTCGGGGCGGTGCTCGCCCCCGTCGTCGCCGCCCTGGACCTGGAGGAGGTCATCCTCACCGGGCCCGCCGAGCTGCTCGACGGCCCGCTGCTGGAGGCGGCCCGGGAGACCGTCCAGACCACCTGCCTGCCC
- a CDS encoding carbohydrate ABC transporter permease: protein MATTTGTTTGTTTGTTTGTSAGAGLFDTTTRSARNRHRPLWNVLALALAALWAFPIYWMINSALMPADRLRSTPPLLAPLEPTLRSFDQILHTPLFWRSLGFSLAVTLLSIAVSILAALFGAVALSRFSFIGRRGVLISVLVVQMIPAEALFISQYRMLDGWGLLNSVVGLSLLYTGLIVPFTVWMLKGFVDGVPVELEEAAMVDGCSRFTAFTRVTLPLLGPGLVATGVFGFLVAWNEFTLAFVMLSSGDRMTLPVWLRTFSSNLQETDWAGVMAGSTLVAVPVLVVFVIVQNAMTKGMVAGAVKG from the coding sequence ATGGCGACGACCACGGGCACCACCACCGGGACCACCACCGGGACCACCACCGGGACCAGCGCGGGGGCCGGCCTCTTCGACACCACGACCCGCTCGGCCAGGAACCGGCACCGCCCGCTGTGGAACGTGCTGGCCCTCGCGCTGGCCGCCCTCTGGGCGTTCCCCATCTACTGGATGATCAACTCCGCCCTCATGCCGGCGGACCGGCTGCGGAGCACTCCCCCGCTGCTCGCGCCGCTGGAGCCGACGCTGCGCTCCTTCGACCAGATCCTGCACACCCCCCTCTTCTGGCGCTCCCTCGGCTTCAGCCTCGCGGTGACGCTGCTGTCCATCGCGGTGTCGATCCTCGCCGCCCTGTTCGGGGCCGTGGCCCTGAGCCGGTTCTCCTTCATCGGCCGCCGCGGGGTCCTCATCTCGGTGCTCGTCGTGCAGATGATCCCGGCCGAGGCGCTGTTCATCTCCCAGTACCGCATGCTGGACGGCTGGGGCCTGCTGAACTCCGTCGTCGGGCTCTCGCTGCTCTACACCGGCCTCATCGTGCCGTTCACCGTGTGGATGCTGAAGGGCTTCGTCGACGGCGTCCCGGTGGAGCTGGAGGAGGCCGCCATGGTCGACGGCTGCTCCCGGTTCACCGCGTTCACCCGGGTCACCCTGCCCCTGCTGGGGCCGGGCCTGGTCGCCACCGGCGTGTTCGGCTTCCTCGTCGCCTGGAACGAGTTCACCCTCGCGTTCGTCATGCTCTCCTCCGGCGACCGGATGACGCTGCCGGTGTGGCTGCGGACGTTCTCCTCCAACCTCCAGGAGACCGACTGGGCCGGCGTCATGGCCGGGTCCACCCTCGTCGCCGTCCCCGTCCTCGTCGTCTTCGTCATCGTCCAGAACGCCATGACCAAGGGCATGGTCGCCGGCGCCGTCAAGGGCTGA